Proteins encoded in a region of the Myxococcales bacterium genome:
- a CDS encoding cobalamin biosynthesis protein CbiX, giving the protein MELRAGSIRRVIGWSAAVTLGAGALAYAVAHGGRPAEARAERERKIALLLVNHGSRSEAWRKGLLGLEDDVRGPVLKGDRVRGVKTAFMEYTEPSIATRLKDLDHEGFSDVLVVPIFLTVSPHSFDDIPTIVGKKENPRSVELLKMERIERYTPRAQVHIAPLLDFTDLLRKNVLRRARALSRDASNEGLVLIAYGDETYEKEWDRLLDSVGAHVKEELGITEQAHGWCGHIAHYDPSHTTRAIQRVLEKKRRAVVVPVLVAYDEMFQVKIIGDGVAAVPNARDRVAYKPDAILPDPNVEAWVVQTTREHVDRIVGGAAATPGRP; this is encoded by the coding sequence ATGGAGCTGCGGGCCGGGTCGATTCGGAGAGTCATCGGGTGGTCGGCGGCGGTGACGCTCGGCGCGGGTGCCCTCGCCTACGCTGTCGCCCACGGCGGTCGACCGGCGGAGGCGCGGGCGGAGCGGGAGCGGAAGATCGCCCTCTTGCTCGTGAACCACGGCTCCCGCTCCGAGGCCTGGCGCAAGGGCCTGCTCGGGCTCGAAGACGACGTGAGGGGTCCCGTCCTGAAGGGGGACCGCGTCCGAGGAGTGAAGACCGCGTTCATGGAGTACACCGAGCCGTCGATCGCGACGCGGCTGAAGGACCTCGACCACGAGGGCTTCTCCGATGTCCTCGTGGTCCCGATCTTCCTCACCGTGAGCCCTCACTCCTTCGACGACATCCCCACGATCGTCGGGAAGAAGGAGAACCCAAGATCGGTCGAGCTCCTGAAGATGGAGCGGATCGAGCGCTACACGCCGAGGGCCCAGGTCCACATCGCGCCGCTGCTCGACTTCACCGACCTGCTCCGAAAGAACGTGCTTCGCCGAGCGCGCGCGCTCAGCCGAGACGCCTCCAACGAGGGGCTCGTGCTCATCGCGTACGGCGACGAGACCTACGAGAAGGAGTGGGACCGCCTGCTCGACTCCGTGGGGGCTCACGTGAAGGAGGAGCTCGGGATCACGGAGCAGGCCCACGGCTGGTGCGGACACATCGCGCACTACGACCCCAGCCACACCACGCGAGCCATTCAGAGGGTGCTCGAGAAGAAGCGGCGCGCCGTCGTCGTCCCCGTGCTCGTCGCCTACGACGAGATGTTCCAGGTCAAGATCATCGGCGATGGCGTCGCCGCTGTGCCCAACGCGCGCGACCGCGTGGCCTACAAGCCAGACGCGATTTTGCCAGACCCCAACGTCGAGGCGTGGGTGGTGCAGACCACGCGTGAGCACGTCGACCGCATCGTCGGCGGCGCCGCCGCGACGCCAGGCCGACCATGA
- a CDS encoding PepSY-associated TM helix domain-containing protein translates to MTHRPEWSARWRRLNAAVHRDLGYFFTALIIAYCLSGVALNHIEDWNPDFVIERRAVRLDRTYSGEELSPAVIAAFGSRVGEPRYKVYDQPTPTQVKIYYDNATLHVHLDAAEGTYERVGRRPLFFQANVLHRNSLKGWRWASDVFAGALVVVSATGLLILRGKYGLAARGKWLVLAGLAPPFAALLLFELKA, encoded by the coding sequence ATGACCCATCGACCGGAGTGGAGCGCGCGCTGGAGGCGACTCAACGCGGCCGTGCACCGCGACCTCGGCTACTTCTTCACTGCGCTCATCATCGCCTATTGCCTCTCGGGCGTAGCGCTCAACCACATTGAGGACTGGAACCCCGACTTCGTCATCGAGCGTCGTGCCGTTCGCCTCGATCGCACGTACTCCGGCGAGGAGCTGTCTCCGGCGGTGATCGCGGCGTTTGGGAGTCGCGTGGGCGAGCCGCGCTACAAGGTCTACGACCAACCGACGCCCACTCAAGTAAAGATTTACTACGACAACGCGACTCTGCACGTTCACCTCGACGCGGCGGAGGGGACGTACGAGCGAGTGGGGAGGAGGCCGCTCTTCTTCCAGGCCAATGTCTTGCACCGAAACAGCCTCAAGGGGTGGAGGTGGGCTTCGGACGTGTTCGCCGGCGCGCTCGTCGTCGTCAGCGCCACCGGGCTGCTGATCCTGCGAGGCAAGTACGGGCTCGCGGCGCGGGGCAAGTGGCTTGTGTTGGCCGGGCTCGCGCCCCCGTTCGCGGCGCTCCTCCTCTTCGAGTTGAAGGCATGA
- a CDS encoding TonB-dependent receptor → MKTDVVTREEAERRGATNVAEALSSQPGVQVNPGAYGTLGGVSAIQIQGFDRDRVLVLEDGERVVGDVGGAIDLASLPTADLSRIEVVAGPTSSLYGTSAIGGVVNVLSRGPDAEGPSGRLRLEGRSQPGYLTQGTVAYRRGGAWLALDGDAVGTRERADRPGLPDFTLPAVTRRSIGARAAMEVLPRVDLRVRARYFDDLTRGLETTLAPGLGRYFVDLPTRTRRVTFHVIERVDLGGGSNLRLTLGKQAAFGEATKDRRDSPVDESRLREHGMQSAEGALTLADGARTWVVGARLEAERFSQDLQRTESRAGGLVTSEGPEVAPVGFGTAALYGQLAWKFKQLTVLAGGRGELHSRYGGVAVPRLAVAYRPSQAVQARASFGRGFRAPSAKELGFSFDHSFYGYRVVGNPGLGPEASWGGSADVSYAPHAALTLRAAGFVNRVSGLIDVDTAAGVTNGSVTDYRYVNFGDGTTLGAQAGVVAKVGATLRAEATYDYLYTRDERNERPFGGRPPHTVTASVRAAPLWKVEAVARLRVVSDAFASDELRSPGYAALDVRLGRALWPSAQAYVGVTNVLDARQDQGRVGDLRPPFGRVFYGGIRAEFPWEDET, encoded by the coding sequence GTGAAGACCGACGTCGTGACCCGTGAGGAGGCCGAGCGTCGAGGGGCCACCAACGTCGCGGAGGCGCTCTCTTCCCAGCCCGGTGTGCAGGTCAACCCCGGCGCCTACGGGACGCTCGGCGGGGTGAGCGCCATCCAGATCCAAGGGTTCGACCGCGACCGCGTGCTCGTGCTGGAGGACGGGGAGCGCGTGGTCGGCGACGTCGGTGGCGCCATCGATCTCGCGTCACTTCCGACCGCCGACCTCTCGCGGATCGAGGTGGTGGCGGGCCCGACGAGCTCGCTCTACGGGACCAGCGCGATAGGCGGCGTGGTGAACGTGCTCTCGCGTGGACCGGACGCGGAGGGGCCGAGCGGGCGGCTCCGGCTCGAGGGGCGCAGCCAGCCGGGATACCTCACCCAAGGGACCGTCGCCTATCGCAGGGGCGGGGCATGGCTCGCCCTCGACGGCGACGCCGTCGGGACCCGCGAGCGCGCCGACAGACCCGGTCTGCCGGACTTCACGCTCCCCGCGGTGACGCGCCGATCGATCGGCGCGCGCGCCGCGATGGAGGTGCTGCCGCGGGTCGACCTTCGAGTCCGCGCGCGCTACTTCGACGACCTGACGCGCGGGCTCGAGACCACGCTCGCGCCCGGGCTCGGCCGGTATTTCGTCGATCTCCCGACGCGCACGCGTCGCGTCACGTTCCACGTGATCGAGCGCGTCGACCTCGGGGGAGGCTCGAACCTCCGCCTCACGCTGGGCAAACAGGCCGCCTTCGGGGAGGCGACGAAGGACCGTCGTGACTCGCCCGTCGACGAGTCTCGACTCCGAGAGCATGGGATGCAGAGCGCGGAGGGCGCGCTCACCCTCGCCGACGGCGCGCGCACCTGGGTCGTGGGCGCGCGCCTCGAGGCGGAGAGGTTCTCCCAGGACCTCCAGCGAACAGAGAGCCGAGCGGGCGGGCTCGTGACCTCCGAGGGGCCTGAGGTCGCCCCGGTCGGCTTCGGGACGGCCGCGCTCTACGGGCAGCTCGCCTGGAAATTCAAGCAGCTCACGGTCCTCGCGGGGGGCCGGGGCGAGCTGCACTCGCGTTACGGCGGAGTGGCCGTGCCGCGCCTCGCCGTGGCCTACCGGCCAAGCCAGGCCGTCCAGGCGCGCGCGTCGTTCGGGCGCGGATTTCGCGCCCCCAGCGCGAAGGAGCTGGGGTTCTCGTTCGATCACTCGTTCTACGGGTACCGGGTGGTCGGGAACCCCGGCCTCGGCCCGGAGGCCTCGTGGGGCGGGAGCGCGGACGTCTCGTACGCCCCCCACGCGGCGCTGACCCTCCGCGCCGCGGGCTTCGTGAACCGAGTGAGCGGCCTCATCGACGTGGACACCGCCGCGGGCGTGACGAACGGGTCCGTGACCGACTACCGGTATGTGAACTTCGGCGACGGCACCACGCTCGGCGCCCAAGCGGGCGTGGTCGCGAAGGTCGGGGCGACGCTCCGCGCCGAGGCCACGTACGACTATCTCTACACGCGCGACGAACGGAACGAGCGGCCCTTCGGCGGGCGCCCTCCCCACACCGTCACCGCGAGCGTCCGAGCGGCGCCGCTCTGGAAGGTCGAGGCCGTCGCTCGGCTCCGCGTGGTGAGCGACGCGTTCGCCAGCGACGAGCTCCGGTCGCCTGGCTACGCGGCGCTCGACGTCCGCCTGGGGCGCGCGCTGTGGCCGAGCGCGCAGGCGTACGTGGGGGTCACGAACGTGCTCGACGCGAGGCAGGACCAGGGGCGCGTGGGCGACCTCCGCCCCCCGTTCGGTCGCGTCTTTTATGGGGGCATTCGGGCCGAGTTTCCTTGGGAGGACGAGACATGA
- the yndJ gene encoding YndJ family transporter, with product MPTSSPPPPSTPAPPAPPVALRAVPVALTSLAWLSLVGARAFPQIGEALVGLAVATWVPLGLAVIGARDERDRHPPAAIATLARRLVVVASPLGVASFTFPPGRFAAALASAWLVATLGVAAAGLARLARRGPRPIEETAIDVGQLYLPVGAAWLVASRGALEPLGFHEPIVLYTSAHFHFAGFAAPVIAGLLGRDLGVSAAPGAARRRGAGTAVRRAHALATLVVLAGVPLVAAGITLSRRLESPAALLLGAGMLVISALLALAGLRRLLGRAAVPEGALGSLRARLSGALLIVASLSLVGSMNLAVAFALTGSAGRGAGPSRGLISYSAMATYHGVANAIGFAGCALLAYALAAPERHATRGEAGPVE from the coding sequence ATGCCTACGAGCTCGCCCCCGCCTCCCTCGACCCCCGCGCCTCCCGCGCCTCCCGTCGCGCTGCGCGCCGTCCCCGTGGCCCTGACGAGCCTCGCGTGGCTCTCGCTCGTGGGCGCGCGGGCCTTCCCACAGATCGGCGAAGCGCTCGTGGGGCTCGCCGTCGCCACGTGGGTGCCGCTCGGGCTCGCGGTCATCGGCGCTCGTGACGAGCGCGATCGCCATCCACCCGCGGCGATCGCCACGCTCGCGCGACGCCTCGTGGTCGTCGCCTCGCCCCTCGGGGTGGCGTCGTTCACGTTTCCACCGGGGCGGTTCGCCGCAGCCCTCGCGAGCGCCTGGCTGGTCGCGACCCTCGGCGTCGCCGCCGCGGGCCTCGCGCGGCTCGCGCGGCGTGGGCCGAGGCCCATCGAGGAGACAGCGATCGACGTGGGGCAGCTGTATTTGCCAGTGGGCGCGGCGTGGCTCGTCGCCTCGCGCGGCGCGCTCGAGCCGCTCGGCTTCCACGAACCCATCGTGCTCTACACGTCGGCGCACTTTCATTTCGCGGGCTTCGCCGCGCCCGTGATCGCGGGGCTCCTCGGGCGGGACCTCGGCGTCAGCGCGGCGCCGGGCGCAGCTCGTCGGCGCGGCGCCGGAACGGCCGTGCGGCGCGCGCACGCGCTCGCGACGCTCGTGGTCCTCGCTGGGGTGCCGCTCGTGGCCGCGGGCATCACGCTCTCGCGGCGCCTCGAGTCCCCGGCGGCGCTGCTCCTCGGCGCGGGGATGTTGGTCATTTCGGCGCTCCTCGCACTCGCCGGGCTGCGTCGTCTCCTCGGCCGCGCCGCCGTGCCCGAAGGCGCGCTGGGCTCGCTCCGCGCGCGTCTCAGCGGCGCCCTCCTCATCGTCGCGTCGCTGTCGCTCGTCGGCTCGATGAACCTCGCGGTCGCGTTCGCGCTGACGGGCTCGGCGGGGCGCGGCGCCGGCCCTTCGCGAGGCCTCATCTCCTACTCGGCGATGGCGACGTACCACGGCGTCGCGAACGCCATCGGCTTCGCGGGGTGCGCGCTGCTCGCGTACGCGCTCGCGGCGCCCGAGCGCCACGCGACCCGCGGCGAGGCGGGCCCCGTCGAGTAG
- a CDS encoding GNAT family N-acetyltransferase has product MKIAPADLESPALRALLAEHLEEMHRVTPAGRVHALPLEALRGADVTIWCAFVGDSLAGCGALKALDPRHGELKAMRTARAHLRAGVASALVRHLLAEAERRGYERVSLETGSSAAFDPARRLYEGFGFAPCGPFGDYRPDPHSSFLTRPVGSSRARTSP; this is encoded by the coding sequence ATGAAGATCGCCCCGGCAGATCTCGAGTCGCCCGCGCTCCGGGCGCTGCTCGCCGAGCACCTCGAGGAGATGCACCGCGTGACGCCCGCCGGCAGGGTGCACGCGCTGCCGCTCGAAGCTCTTCGCGGCGCGGACGTCACGATCTGGTGCGCGTTCGTCGGCGACTCGCTCGCCGGGTGCGGCGCGCTGAAGGCGCTCGACCCGCGCCACGGCGAGCTCAAGGCCATGCGAACCGCGCGCGCCCACCTGCGCGCGGGCGTCGCGAGCGCCCTCGTTCGGCACCTGCTCGCCGAGGCCGAGCGTCGAGGGTACGAGCGCGTCTCGCTCGAGACCGGCAGCAGCGCGGCGTTCGACCCCGCGCGGCGCCTCTACGAGGGCTTTGGCTTCGCTCCGTGTGGGCCGTTTGGTGACTATCGCCCCGATCCCCACAGCTCCTTCCTGACCCGACCTGTGGGAAGCTCCCGCGCCCGGACTTCCCCCTGA
- a CDS encoding DUF4403 family protein, protein MKTPRSLPQGRAVVRAASALTLATLATFAAFATVATLGLGACGGGEALYPPRPPSTPGEAIADPAPSRVVMHTTVTSAGLAKALDETVPQTGEGTFPMLGKDRRYTWRRGPIGLKFDRGRIGLSLHVDANADLPISSLDVPLDFAIQAEPVVTSEYVAKLQSLDVKVSSQGKLVRAVDKLADVLPKLQHEIETKLLAFSYDLRPTLGESFQRIARPIPLPLGDAKGCAYLKVLGVEAGPLVMADGLERDLAMVVAPSVTIPCAVDDKPQALPPLANVATLQPGPFTVSIPIAARYDELAKAMGLAFTDGKLFFSKEYPELYLSNPEIYAAADRIVLKLHLGGPVKKYGIGLQLNGDLFMTGHPVVVDNELRVPDLEPTVETTSFLVNLKARLDASNIRDQARAALRLDLSERLAPVKQKLSTDLAFGNGQGCVKAEADKIEVSGVHVHAQYLRVYVGITGRASVSMPCPTGGGGASASFVAQ, encoded by the coding sequence ATGAAGACCCCTCGCTCCCTGCCCCAGGGCCGCGCCGTCGTCCGCGCGGCCTCCGCGCTCACGCTCGCCACGCTCGCCACGTTCGCCGCGTTCGCCACGGTCGCCACGCTGGGCCTCGGCGCGTGCGGCGGCGGCGAGGCCCTCTACCCACCGCGCCCTCCGTCGACGCCAGGGGAGGCGATCGCCGATCCGGCGCCGTCCCGCGTCGTCATGCACACCACGGTCACCTCCGCCGGGCTCGCGAAGGCGCTGGACGAGACCGTGCCGCAGACAGGCGAGGGCACCTTCCCCATGCTCGGCAAGGACCGACGCTACACGTGGCGACGAGGTCCGATCGGGCTCAAGTTCGACCGCGGGCGCATCGGCCTCTCGCTCCACGTCGACGCCAACGCCGATCTGCCCATCAGCAGCCTCGACGTGCCCCTCGACTTCGCGATCCAGGCGGAGCCGGTCGTCACCTCGGAGTACGTCGCCAAGCTGCAATCGCTCGACGTGAAGGTGTCGTCGCAGGGCAAGCTCGTGCGCGCGGTCGACAAGCTCGCCGACGTGCTGCCGAAGCTCCAGCACGAGATCGAGACCAAGCTCCTCGCGTTCTCCTACGACCTCCGCCCGACGCTGGGCGAGTCGTTCCAGCGCATCGCGCGGCCCATCCCCTTGCCGCTCGGCGACGCGAAGGGGTGCGCCTACCTGAAGGTGCTGGGGGTCGAGGCGGGGCCGCTCGTGATGGCCGACGGCCTCGAGCGCGATCTCGCGATGGTCGTGGCGCCGAGCGTGACCATCCCGTGCGCGGTCGACGACAAGCCCCAGGCCCTACCCCCGCTGGCGAACGTCGCCACGCTCCAGCCAGGCCCGTTCACGGTGAGCATTCCCATCGCCGCGCGCTACGACGAGCTGGCGAAGGCGATGGGGCTCGCCTTCACCGACGGGAAGCTGTTCTTCTCGAAAGAATATCCTGAGCTTTATCTCTCGAACCCCGAGATTTACGCAGCGGCTGATCGCATCGTGCTGAAGCTCCACCTCGGCGGACCCGTGAAAAAATACGGCATCGGGCTCCAGCTCAACGGCGATCTCTTCATGACGGGCCACCCCGTCGTCGTCGACAACGAGCTGCGCGTGCCCGACCTCGAGCCCACGGTGGAGACCACGAGCTTCCTCGTGAACCTGAAGGCGCGCCTCGACGCGTCGAACATCCGTGATCAGGCGCGCGCGGCGCTGCGCCTCGACCTCAGCGAGCGCCTCGCGCCGGTCAAGCAGAAGCTCTCCACCGACCTCGCCTTCGGCAACGGCCAAGGCTGCGTGAAGGCGGAGGCCGACAAGATCGAGGTGAGCGGCGTGCACGTCCACGCGCAGTACCTCCGCGTCTACGTCGGGATCACCGGCCGGGCGAGCGTCTCCATGCCGTGCCCGACCGGCGGCGGGGGCGCGAGCGCCAGCTTCGTGGCGCAATGA
- a CDS encoding protein kinase, translating to MDSTITPDSSEPSSPAEGASPAITDTLEPCASSDDLDTLAMAATIGPLGPADPRWTLDTLAHLRGAAPGVFSAGPAGGLALGPVLGEGGMGIVRSATQRSLGRDVAVKTLRKEPHASGLGIGRLLREALITGSLEHPNVVPVYDLGLDAEGSPMLVLKRISGVSLRDLLADPDLVEARFATSDVLEWHLRTLMQVCSAVHFAHRRGIVHRDIKPDNIMVGEFGEVYVLDWGIAVALTDDGTNRFPLAEEAIDIAGTPLYMAPEMFGGAPPDERTDVYLLGATLYEIVAGRPPHEGDTLVEIMASMAAPPPVPESAPPELVAAWQTAMAHEREARQPSAEALRLAIQRYLDHRASHRLAAGAQASLAELERRLAAAAPGTAEGREAIYNLFGECAFGFRQALQEWSANEQARAGLRQATVRLARYEIAHDDPRAARLLVARLDPPDEALSAEVVELEGRAARSAARVQALEALGKDMDPNAGRRGRAALLVVLGLLWILVPLLVGQFYAANPDYGALVPVPGALLGVVLISGFVARRSMGRTAMNRAILGALAIAFFAQLMMHVGSWLAKVPPDESQRLIPYIWFLIAAMMSVTVIPRLALPAAGYLAAYFAISRWFASRYEIMAASNALLLATVLVTFVERRDAVPSREGSRQP from the coding sequence ATGGACTCGACGATCACCCCCGACTCCTCCGAGCCCTCGTCGCCGGCCGAGGGCGCGTCCCCGGCGATCACCGACACGCTGGAGCCATGCGCGTCGTCCGACGACCTCGACACGCTCGCGATGGCGGCCACCATCGGCCCGCTCGGCCCGGCCGACCCGCGGTGGACCCTGGACACGCTCGCGCACCTGCGCGGCGCTGCCCCCGGCGTGTTCTCGGCGGGGCCCGCCGGCGGCCTCGCCCTCGGGCCGGTCCTCGGCGAGGGGGGGATGGGCATCGTCCGCTCGGCCACGCAACGCTCGCTCGGGCGCGACGTCGCGGTCAAGACGCTCCGCAAGGAGCCGCACGCGAGCGGGCTCGGCATCGGTCGGCTGCTGCGCGAGGCGCTCATCACGGGCTCGCTGGAGCACCCGAACGTCGTACCCGTGTACGACCTCGGCCTCGACGCAGAGGGCTCGCCGATGCTCGTGCTCAAGCGCATCTCGGGCGTCTCGCTCCGCGATCTGCTCGCCGACCCCGACCTCGTCGAGGCCCGCTTCGCCACCTCCGACGTGCTCGAGTGGCACCTGCGCACGCTCATGCAGGTCTGCAGCGCCGTCCACTTCGCCCACCGCCGGGGGATCGTCCACCGGGACATCAAGCCCGACAACATCATGGTGGGCGAGTTCGGCGAGGTGTACGTGCTCGACTGGGGCATCGCCGTCGCCCTCACGGACGACGGTACGAACCGCTTCCCGCTCGCGGAGGAGGCGATCGACATCGCCGGCACCCCCCTCTACATGGCCCCCGAGATGTTCGGCGGCGCTCCGCCCGACGAGCGCACCGACGTGTACCTGCTCGGCGCGACGCTCTACGAGATCGTCGCGGGCCGGCCGCCGCACGAGGGCGACACGCTCGTCGAGATCATGGCGAGCATGGCGGCGCCGCCGCCGGTCCCCGAGTCGGCCCCGCCCGAGCTCGTCGCCGCGTGGCAGACCGCGATGGCGCACGAGCGCGAGGCTCGGCAGCCGAGCGCCGAGGCCCTCCGCCTCGCGATCCAGCGCTACCTCGATCACCGCGCGTCGCACCGCCTCGCCGCGGGGGCACAGGCCTCGCTGGCCGAGCTCGAGCGGCGCCTCGCCGCCGCCGCGCCCGGCACGGCCGAGGGGCGCGAGGCCATCTACAACCTCTTCGGCGAGTGTGCCTTCGGGTTTCGCCAAGCTCTCCAGGAGTGGTCGGCCAATGAGCAGGCGCGCGCCGGCCTGCGCCAGGCCACGGTCCGCCTGGCGCGCTACGAGATCGCGCACGACGATCCCCGCGCCGCGCGGCTCCTCGTGGCTCGGCTCGACCCGCCCGACGAGGCGCTCTCCGCCGAGGTCGTGGAGCTCGAGGGGCGCGCCGCCCGCTCGGCCGCGCGGGTGCAAGCGCTCGAGGCCCTCGGGAAAGACATGGACCCGAACGCCGGTCGCCGTGGCCGCGCGGCGCTGCTCGTGGTGCTCGGCCTCCTGTGGATTCTGGTGCCGCTCCTCGTAGGGCAGTTTTACGCAGCGAACCCCGACTACGGCGCGCTCGTGCCCGTGCCGGGCGCGCTGCTCGGCGTCGTGCTCATCAGCGGCTTCGTGGCGCGGCGCTCGATGGGGCGCACCGCCATGAACCGGGCGATCCTCGGGGCGCTCGCGATCGCCTTCTTCGCGCAGCTCATGATGCACGTGGGCTCATGGCTGGCGAAGGTGCCGCCCGACGAGAGCCAGCGCCTCATCCCTTACATCTGGTTTCTCATCGCCGCGATGATGTCGGTGACGGTCATCCCCCGGCTCGCGCTGCCGGCGGCGGGCTACCTCGCGGCGTACTTCGCTATCTCGCGGTGGTTCGCGTCTCGGTACGAGATCATGGCCGCGTCGAACGCCCTCCTCCTCGCGACCGTGCTGGTGACGTTCGTGGAGCGCAGGGACGCGGTGCCCTCTCGTGAAGGCTCGCGGCAGCCCTGA
- a CDS encoding NmrA/HSCARG family protein, which translates to MTKKIIAVTGATGAQGGGLARAILADKQGGFALRAITRKPDGDKGKELAALGAEVVAADLDDDASLEKAFAGAYGAFCVTNFWEHFSPEKEMAQAASLAKAAKAAGVSHAVWSTLEDTRLRVPVSDARMPTLKDKYKVPHFDAKGEANRFFTEAGVPTTMLLTSFYWDNLVYFGMGPRKGEDGKLAFVLPMADKKLPGIAAEDIGKCAYGVFKRPDLAGKTVGIAGEHLTGEEMAAALGRALEQPVAYAYVPPEVYATFGFPGADDLANMFQYKRDFEAEFCGARDIAFSKGLNPELQSFADWLARNKSRMAIS; encoded by the coding sequence ATGACCAAGAAGATCATCGCTGTGACGGGCGCGACCGGGGCTCAGGGCGGGGGGCTCGCGCGGGCCATCTTGGCCGACAAGCAGGGTGGGTTTGCGCTGCGCGCGATCACGCGCAAGCCAGACGGCGACAAGGGCAAGGAGCTCGCGGCGCTCGGGGCGGAGGTGGTGGCCGCGGACCTCGACGACGACGCGAGCCTCGAGAAGGCGTTCGCCGGCGCGTACGGCGCGTTCTGCGTGACGAACTTCTGGGAGCACTTCTCGCCGGAGAAGGAGATGGCCCAGGCCGCGTCGCTCGCGAAGGCGGCCAAGGCCGCGGGCGTGTCTCACGCCGTGTGGTCGACCCTCGAGGACACCCGCCTCCGCGTGCCTGTCAGCGACGCTCGCATGCCCACGTTGAAAGACAAGTACAAGGTGCCCCATTTCGACGCCAAGGGGGAGGCGAACCGGTTCTTCACCGAGGCCGGAGTGCCCACGACGATGCTGCTCACCTCGTTCTATTGGGATAACCTCGTATACTTTGGAATGGGCCCGAGGAAGGGCGAAGACGGCAAGCTCGCCTTCGTGCTGCCGATGGCCGACAAGAAGCTGCCCGGCATCGCCGCCGAGGACATCGGCAAGTGTGCGTATGGCGTGTTCAAGCGGCCCGACCTCGCCGGCAAGACCGTCGGCATCGCCGGCGAGCACCTCACGGGCGAGGAGATGGCCGCGGCGCTCGGCCGCGCGCTCGAGCAGCCGGTGGCCTACGCCTACGTGCCCCCGGAGGTGTACGCCACCTTCGGCTTCCCGGGCGCCGACGATCTGGCGAACATGTTCCAGTACAAGCGCGACTTCGAGGCCGAGTTCTGCGGAGCGAGGGACATCGCGTTCTCGAAGGGGCTGAACCCGGAGCTCCAAAGCTTCGCCGATTGGCTCGCTCGCAACAAGTCGAGAATGGCCATCTCCTGA
- a CDS encoding alpha/beta fold hydrolase → MALVTRAHGAGAPVVLLHGSAMSSRQWRPLMARLAAKAHRRAVAPDLLGYGDNPRWPDDAPFDLALDVAAVTEVVLAESALAGDAPVDLVGHSYGGLLALRVALERPDLVRTLALYDPVAFGVLFEAAAAADARAEVADLVARSALSDPALQGSELWFRAFMTYWGGEQAWDMLPAEARAEALRVGRKVAREVQSVLGDRAPAAAYSGVRAPTLLLTGERTPLAAREVGRLLHGALPRAERVVIPGAGHAGPLTHAVSVNELILAHVTRAE, encoded by the coding sequence GTGGCGCTCGTCACGCGCGCTCACGGCGCGGGAGCGCCCGTCGTGCTCCTCCACGGCAGCGCGATGTCGTCGCGTCAGTGGCGGCCGCTCATGGCCCGCCTGGCCGCCAAGGCGCACCGCCGCGCGGTCGCCCCCGATCTCCTCGGCTACGGCGACAACCCGCGGTGGCCGGACGACGCGCCCTTCGACCTCGCGCTCGACGTGGCTGCGGTCACGGAGGTCGTGCTCGCGGAGAGCGCGCTCGCCGGTGACGCACCGGTCGATCTCGTGGGGCACTCGTACGGAGGCCTCCTCGCGCTCCGGGTCGCGCTCGAGCGGCCCGACCTCGTGCGCACCCTCGCGCTCTACGATCCGGTCGCGTTCGGTGTGCTGTTCGAGGCCGCCGCTGCGGCGGACGCGCGGGCCGAGGTGGCCGACCTCGTGGCGAGGTCGGCCCTGTCCGACCCCGCGCTCCAGGGCTCCGAGCTCTGGTTTCGCGCGTTCATGACCTATTGGGGCGGCGAGCAGGCGTGGGACATGCTTCCCGCGGAGGCGCGCGCCGAGGCGCTCCGCGTGGGACGAAAGGTGGCGCGTGAGGTCCAGTCTGTCCTCGGCGACCGCGCGCCCGCGGCCGCCTACTCGGGCGTGCGCGCCCCCACGCTGCTCTTGACCGGTGAACGCACGCCGCTCGCCGCGCGCGAGGTGGGCCGCTTGCTGCACGGAGCCCTCCCACGGGCGGAGCGCGTGGTCATCCCCGGCGCCGGTCACGCCGGGCCGCTCACCCACGCCGTGTCCGTGAACGAGCTGATCCTCGCGCATGTCACCCGCGCGGAGTGA